CTGGCCCAGCCGTATTTTGTGGTCATCGGCAGGGAGTACACGGATGCCGACTTGTCGGGCCTGGGCCTGTTTGTTATTGCCGCCGGCCTGGCAGCCCTGATATCCAGCCCGCTCTGGGGGAAATTGGCCGATCGCTCCTCCCGCGGGCTGATGGTTGGCATGGCGCTTTTGGGCATCCTGAATTGCGGCCTGGTGGCCGGCTTTACGTATTTGCCGGAGGGGAGCCGGAGTATTTACCTGTTTGCCCCGTTGATCCTGATGAACATGATGGCCCACGGCGGCGCCCGACTAAGCCGCAAAACATACCTGACCGACTATGCGCCCGAAGAAGATCGCCCGCTTTATGTGGCACTTGCCAACACGCTGATTGGAATTTTCACCCTGGCGGCTGCAGGGATCGGGTTTTTATCCGAATGGTTCGGCCCCCTGTTTTTACTGGCGTTTTTATCCGGGATGCTGCTGCTGAGTATTTTCTTCAGCCGGAGGCTGGAGGAAACCTGATCAGCCGTGGACGGTTTCCCGGTTCCCGAGCCCTTTGACGATTTCCGCCTCGTAGGCCAGCAGGTCTTCCCATTTTTGGTCTACTTCCGCCCGGTTGCCGTATTTCCTGGCAAATTTCAGGAATAAGGTGTAGTGCCCCGCTTCGCTTACCATGAGCTTGCGATAAAATTCCGCCAGGTCCGGATCCTTGAGTTGTTCGGAGAGTAAACGGAAGCGCTCGCAACTCCTGGCCTCGATCAGCGCTGCGTAGAGCAGGCGGTGAACCAGTTTGGTCTCCCGGCTGCCGCCTTTTGGAAAGAACTTCATCAATTCCACCACATAATCGTCCCGCCGGTACCGCCCCAGGGTTTGTCCCCGGGCCAGGATCCGGTCGTGGACCATCTTGAAATGGCCCATTTCTTCCCGGGCAAGCGCTACCATTTCGGTGACGAGTTCCGGGTACTCCGGGAAGTTCACGATCAGTGAAATAGCCGTACTGGCAGCCTTTTGTTCGCAAAATGCGTGATCCGTCAGGATTTCGTCGATATTTTTTTCCACGATGTTGACCCATCGGGGGTCCGTAGGGAGTTTCAGCCCGAGCATGTCCTTCTTTTGTTGCAAAGGTACAAATCCCGAAGTGGAATTTTCACTTTCCCGAAACGGTCATCCAGTCGGGATTCTGAATAATTATAGCTACTTTTGACAGGAAGAACGCGCCGGGTTCTCCGCCAGGCGCACGAACCCGCCAACAGAATTGACTTTATGGATACGAACAACGTGTCACGGCGTTTGCGCATCCTTCTTACAGATACCCTGAAGCCCGGGCAGCTCGAGTGGCTGGATGAACGGATTGACCGTATTACCGGGGAGCCGTCCGGCAAGGACCTCTTCCTTTCCTACAGCCTGATTGGCCGGAAAATCCCCGGTTCGGGCGTGGAGCTCAATCAGGCAGCGCCATCCGCCGTCACCGATTATATCCGGGAACACGGTATCCGTTGCGACCAGCTGGCGCGGATCTACCTGCTGGCCTCTGTGCTCGAAGCGGACCCGGAGTATTTTACCCCAAAGGTTGCCACGCTCATTCAGGTGGCCGATACCGGAGAACTGGTAACCTTCCTCAGGTACCTTCCGGTTCTTCCCGCCGCCGGGGCCTTTAAGGAATCCGCTGTGGAAGCCCTCCGGACGAATATCGCAACTGTTTTCGATGCCATCGCTCTGGGGAACCCTTACCCGGTGGAGCATTTTAACCAGCAACAGTGGAACCAGATGTACCTGAAGGCCGCATTCATGGGGCGCGACCTGTTACAAATCCAAGGGGTGGGAAAGCGCGCCAACGCCGAGCTCGCCCGGATCATTTCGGATTACGCCCATGAGCGCTGGGCCGCTTCCCGCGCGGTAGACCCGCAGATCTGGCGCCCCGTGGGGCCTTTCCTGGAGGGGCCGCTGATAGGGGATATGCAGCGATTGCTGGACAGCCCGGACATCCGGGAACAACAGGCGGGGTACCTGTGTTGCCGGGCTTCCGATTCAGAAGCGGCCGGTAAACTCATCGACGGACACCCCGTGGAAAAGAAGTATGAAGCCAATCCATTTGATTGGCGCGATATAAAAGCATAAAAATGCAAGATAACCTCCGATTTATTGACCCGCACGTCCACATGACCTCCCGGACGACGGACGATTACGAAGCCATGGCTGCCGCCGGGGTGGTGGCCCTGATCGAACCGGCCTTCTGGCTCGGACAGCCGAGGACCCAGGTGGGGTCGTTCCAGGATTATTTCAGCAGCCTGGTGGGCTGGGAGCCATTCCGGGCCAGCCAGTTCGGGATCAAACACTACTGTACCATCGGCCTGAACTCCAAGGAGGCTAACAACGAGCCGCTGGCAGAAGCCGTCATGGAGCTGCTCCCGCTTTACCTGACCAAGGAAAATGTGGTGGCCGTGGGCGAGATTGGCTATGACGACCAGACACCTGCCGAAGACCGGTTTTTTCGTGCCCAGCTGGAGCTGGCAAAGGAAATGGGGATGAGCGTACAGGTCCATACGCCGCACCGGGATAAAAAATCGGGTACCATCCGGAGCATGGAGGTGTGCCTGGAACACGGATTGGACCCGTCGGATGTCATCATCGACCACAACAACGAGGAGACCGTCCGGGAAGTCCTGGACCGCGGTTTCTGGGCTGCATTTACGATTTATCCCAAGACCAAGATGGGCAATGAACGCATGGTGGAGGTGATTAAACAATACGGGAGCGAGCGGATCCTGGTCAACAGTTCCGCAGACTGGGGGGTGAGCGATCCGCTGGCCGTCCCCAAAACGGCTTCCCTGATGCTTCGCAATGGAATTGCCCGTGAAGACGTGGAACGCAGCTGTTACGGAAACGCCCTGGCAGCATTCGGGAAGAACAGTACGATGAGCGAATCGGACTGGACCGGGGCCGGGGGCATCGACCAGCGCAAACTCTTCAATGACAACAGCGTCCTCCGCGGGCAGCAACCCCGGGTAGACTCCGACCAGATACAATAAGATGGGCAAAAGTGCCTTTTACGGGTACCTGCAGCTTATGCGGCCCCCCAACCTGCCGACGGCAGCCGCGGATATACTTGCCGGCGGGGCCATTGCAGGGGTTTATTCCCAATTGTTTGCTTCCCAGGAAGGGCCGGCACCCTGGCTCGTCCTCCTGACATTGGTTACTGCTTCCATCCTGCTTTATGCCGGGGGCGTAGTCCTCAACGATGTCTTCGATGCGCAACTCGATGCGCAGGAACGCCCGGAGCGGCCGATTCCCAGTGGGGTCATTCCCAGATCCCGGGCAGCGGTTTTTGGCGCTTCGCTGCTTTTCCTCGGCGTACTGGCAGCATCCCTGGTCCGCCTTGAGAGCGGCTATATCGCAGCCTTGCTGGCGATAGCCATCCTGGTTTACGATGCCTATGCAAAAAAATTCAGCTTTCTGGGGCCCTTGCTGATGGGTACTTGCAGGAGCCTGAACCTCTGGTTGGGGATCAGTATTTTACCCATAACCGGACAGGGGGCGTACCTCTGGGTGCCCCTGCTTTACATCTTTGCCGTTACCACGGTGAGCAGGGGGGAGGTATATGGGGGAAACAAAAAAGCCTTGATAGCCGCAGCCGGGATGTACGCAATTGCCATTTTCGGCGTTGGAATACTAGTCGGAGTACAGACCACCCGTTTTTGGTTTGCCCTGCCGTTCCTCCTGTTGCTCTGCCTGATGGTATTCAGGCCGTTATGGCGGGCCTACCAGATCAACCAGCCGGCGGAAATCCGGGGGGCGGTCAAAGGAGGCGTCCTGGGGATCGTTGCACTGGATGCCGCCTGGGCAGCGGGGTATGCCGGGCTCTGGCCCGCGGTGCTGATCCTGGCTTTACTGCCGGTGGCGCGATTGCTGGCGGCCCGGTTTGCAGTCACTTAAGTGAAGAGATCAATGGACAGACAGATAGAAAAAACATTCAATGTGCCCTTCCGGCACCGCCTCCTTTTCACCCGGGGGGTGTTCAATCCGGAGAACCAACTCCTGGCCGACCTGTTGCACGCCTACCGGCCCGGGGTGTCGGTCAAAACCCTGTTTGTCCTGGACAGCGGGGTGCAAAAGGCCCATCCCGGGCTTGAAAATGCCATTCAGACGTACTGCGGGAAGTATCCTGAACAAATGAAATGCGCGGATGTATTGGTGGTCCCGGGAGGAGAATCCGCAAAGAATTCAGAAGGCCCAACCAACCGGGTGCTCAAAGCGATCGAAAACCATGGGATCTGCCGCCATTCAGTGGTAGTGGCCATTGGGGGCGGTGCGGTTATCGATATGGCGGGGTATGCCGCCGCCATCGCCCACCGCGGGGTCCAGCTCATCCGCATCCCCACCACGGTACTGGCCCAGAACGACGCCGCCGTTGGGGTGAAGAACGGGATCAACTTTTACGGGAAAAAGAATTTCCTGGGCACCTTTGCCGTCCCCCAGGCCATCATCAATGACCGGGACTTCCTGGAAACCCTGGAGGACCGCGACTGGATAGCCGGTTCGGCCGAAGCGGTAAAGGTAGCCCTGATCAAAGACGCTCCGTTTTTTGAATTTCTGGAGCGGGAAGCCCAGGCGCTGCGCCGAAGGGATCCTGGCCCCATGCAGGAGCTGATCTTCCGGTGTGCGGAACTGCACATGGAACATATTGCAGGTGGGGGGGACCCCTTTGAGGCGGGCTCTTCCCGTCCGCTCGATTTCGGGCACTGGTCGGCCCACAAACTCGAACACCTGACCGGGTACGGGCTGCGCCACGGGGAAGCCGTTGCCCTGGGGATGGCCCTGGACGTGCGTTACAGCCACCGGTTGGGGATGCTCGAGCCCCGGGAAACCCAGCGCATCCTGGATTTGCTCACAAACCTGGGCTTCGACCTGCACCTCCCGGACCTGGGACCCGACGGCTCCCAAAACTTGTTGCAGGGCCTGGAGGAATTCCGGGAACACCTGGGGGGCGTGCTGACCATCACGCTGCTGGAAGGTATCGGCCGGAAGCGGGACGTGCATGAAATCGACCGGGATATTATGGCGGCAGCTATTGCCGAAATGCAACCTGGAAAAACAGCAAACAAGGCTTCCTGATGCTCCTGCGCAATACCTTCCATACCACCTATTGTACGAACATCCACCCGGGAGGGGACTGGAAGGAGACCTTCGGGGCGCTGGAAGACCATCTGGAAGCGATCCGGGGCAATGTAAGCCCCAGGCAACCATTTGGCCTGGGGCTGAGGCTCTCCGACCAGGCGAGCAGGGAGCTCGACGCGGGCAATCGCCTGGCCGATTTCAAGGCATGGCTGGACGCCCGGGATATCTATGTCTTTACCATGAATGGCTTCCCTTTTGGAGCCTTCCACGGCACAGCAGTTAAGGACCGGGTCCACGAGCCGGACTGGACCACCCGGGAACGCCTGGATTACACGCTCCGGTTGTTCCGGCAACTGGAATTCCTGGCGGGGGAGGGGCGCGAAGCCGGTATTTCCACCTCTCCTGTCAGTTACCGGCATTGGTTTCGGTCGCCTGCGGAGAAATCGGATGCCCTCAGGGCAGGTGCCCGGAACATGGCCCGGGTAGCCGCGGCCCTGTACAGCAGGGAGCGGGACACGGGTGTTTACCTGCACCTGGACATTGAACCGGAACCCGACGGCCTGCTGGAGAACACCCGGGAGGTCCTGGATTTCTACCGGGACTATCTGATACCGGAAGGGGCGGCCTATCTGGAAACCGAGTTGGGTCTGGATACCGCCACTGCCCGGGAAGCTGTACTCCGGCACATCACCATTTGTTATGACATCTGCCATTTTGCCCTGGCCTACGAAGGCCCGGA
This genomic window from Robiginitalea biformata HTCC2501 contains:
- the miaE gene encoding tRNA-(ms[2]io[6]A)-hydroxylase codes for the protein MLGLKLPTDPRWVNIVEKNIDEILTDHAFCEQKAASTAISLIVNFPEYPELVTEMVALAREEMGHFKMVHDRILARGQTLGRYRRDDYVVELMKFFPKGGSRETKLVHRLLYAALIEARSCERFRLLSEQLKDPDLAEFYRKLMVSEAGHYTLFLKFARKYGNRAEVDQKWEDLLAYEAEIVKGLGNRETVHG
- a CDS encoding EboA domain-containing protein, producing MTGRTRRVLRQAHEPANRIDFMDTNNVSRRLRILLTDTLKPGQLEWLDERIDRITGEPSGKDLFLSYSLIGRKIPGSGVELNQAAPSAVTDYIREHGIRCDQLARIYLLASVLEADPEYFTPKVATLIQVADTGELVTFLRYLPVLPAAGAFKESAVEALRTNIATVFDAIALGNPYPVEHFNQQQWNQMYLKAAFMGRDLLQIQGVGKRANAELARIISDYAHERWAASRAVDPQIWRPVGPFLEGPLIGDMQRLLDSPDIREQQAGYLCCRASDSEAAGKLIDGHPVEKKYEANPFDWRDIKA
- a CDS encoding TatD family hydrolase; the protein is MQDNLRFIDPHVHMTSRTTDDYEAMAAAGVVALIEPAFWLGQPRTQVGSFQDYFSSLVGWEPFRASQFGIKHYCTIGLNSKEANNEPLAEAVMELLPLYLTKENVVAVGEIGYDDQTPAEDRFFRAQLELAKEMGMSVQVHTPHRDKKSGTIRSMEVCLEHGLDPSDVIIDHNNEETVREVLDRGFWAAFTIYPKTKMGNERMVEVIKQYGSERILVNSSADWGVSDPLAVPKTASLMLRNGIAREDVERSCYGNALAAFGKNSTMSESDWTGAGGIDQRKLFNDNSVLRGQQPRVDSDQIQ
- the eboC gene encoding UbiA-like protein EboC (EboC, a homolog the polyprenyltransferase UbiA, belongs to system of proteins involved in the trafficking of precursor metabolites to an extracytoplasmic compartment so that the biosynthesis of certain natural products, such as scytonemin, can be completed.), whose translation is MGKSAFYGYLQLMRPPNLPTAAADILAGGAIAGVYSQLFASQEGPAPWLVLLTLVTASILLYAGGVVLNDVFDAQLDAQERPERPIPSGVIPRSRAAVFGASLLFLGVLAASLVRLESGYIAALLAIAILVYDAYAKKFSFLGPLLMGTCRSLNLWLGISILPITGQGAYLWVPLLYIFAVTTVSRGEVYGGNKKALIAAAGMYAIAIFGVGILVGVQTTRFWFALPFLLLLCLMVFRPLWRAYQINQPAEIRGAVKGGVLGIVALDAAWAAGYAGLWPAVLILALLPVARLLAARFAVT
- a CDS encoding 3-dehydroquinate synthase, with the translated sequence MDRQIEKTFNVPFRHRLLFTRGVFNPENQLLADLLHAYRPGVSVKTLFVLDSGVQKAHPGLENAIQTYCGKYPEQMKCADVLVVPGGESAKNSEGPTNRVLKAIENHGICRHSVVVAIGGGAVIDMAGYAAAIAHRGVQLIRIPTTVLAQNDAAVGVKNGINFYGKKNFLGTFAVPQAIINDRDFLETLEDRDWIAGSAEAVKVALIKDAPFFEFLEREAQALRRRDPGPMQELIFRCAELHMEHIAGGGDPFEAGSSRPLDFGHWSAHKLEHLTGYGLRHGEAVALGMALDVRYSHRLGMLEPRETQRILDLLTNLGFDLHLPDLGPDGSQNLLQGLEEFREHLGGVLTITLLEGIGRKRDVHEIDRDIMAAAIAEMQPGKTANKAS
- the eboE gene encoding metabolite traffic protein EboE, coding for MLLRNTFHTTYCTNIHPGGDWKETFGALEDHLEAIRGNVSPRQPFGLGLRLSDQASRELDAGNRLADFKAWLDARDIYVFTMNGFPFGAFHGTAVKDRVHEPDWTTRERLDYTLRLFRQLEFLAGEGREAGISTSPVSYRHWFRSPAEKSDALRAGARNMARVAAALYSRERDTGVYLHLDIEPEPDGLLENTREVLDFYRDYLIPEGAAYLETELGLDTATAREAVLRHITICYDICHFALAYEGPEHVFGLLGKAGIRVGKIQVSAALRIRPDGAGRDMALRTLAEFDEPVYLHQVTRRTPEGVETWPDLPELLQDPPEFEELRAHFHVPIFAEGYGALGATQREILEVLEYLVEHPDACRHLEVETYTWDVLPDGLKSTLSESISRELGWLRKALKA